Proteins found in one Terriglobales bacterium genomic segment:
- a CDS encoding Xaa-Pro peptidase family protein, whose translation MNYRARQRRLQDALLTSGVEAFLVAHPPNLRYLCGFSGSSGTLVFARGKRVLFTDGRYTTQARAEAQGVRVVIARGPLLEAAAAWLSRQRARHIAVEAQHMTLAARAALARSLPKGDRLKPLEGLVERQRMVKEPAEVALIRSAVRLGSALFERALKVLRPGVTEAEVAGEIEYAARRAGAQGMSFETIVAGGRRSALPHGVASSQPIPNKGFVVLDFGVILGGYCSDMTRTVHMGRAPRQAREMYQVVRKAQEQAVAAVRPGVKAAEVDYAARQVLQQAGLGRYFTHSTGHGLGLEIHEPPRLGKNQAELLAPGMVVTVEPGVYVAGRGGVRIEDVVVVTPKGCEVLTPTTKELIEL comes from the coding sequence ATGAACTACCGGGCCCGCCAACGCCGCCTGCAAGACGCGCTCCTTACGAGCGGAGTGGAAGCCTTCCTGGTGGCTCACCCGCCCAACCTCCGCTACTTGTGCGGCTTCTCCGGCAGCTCCGGTACGCTGGTCTTCGCCCGCGGCAAGCGAGTCCTCTTCACCGATGGGCGCTACACCACACAGGCGCGAGCGGAGGCGCAAGGCGTCCGAGTGGTGATCGCCCGCGGACCGCTGCTGGAAGCCGCGGCTGCCTGGCTCAGCCGGCAACGCGCGCGCCACATCGCCGTCGAGGCCCAGCACATGACGCTCGCCGCTCGCGCAGCCTTGGCCCGCTCCCTCCCCAAGGGGGACCGCCTCAAGCCTCTCGAGGGGCTGGTGGAGCGCCAACGCATGGTCAAGGAACCCGCGGAGGTCGCCCTGATCCGCTCCGCCGTCCGGCTGGGCTCGGCTCTCTTCGAGCGCGCGCTGAAGGTCCTACGCCCAGGGGTGACGGAGGCCGAGGTGGCCGGAGAGATCGAATACGCTGCCCGGCGGGCCGGCGCCCAGGGGATGTCCTTTGAAACCATCGTGGCGGGCGGACGGCGCTCGGCCCTCCCTCACGGGGTCGCCTCATCGCAACCTATTCCAAACAAAGGATTTGTAGTCCTGGACTTTGGTGTTATACTCGGCGGCTACTGTTCCGACATGACCCGGACCGTCCACATGGGACGAGCCCCAAGGCAGGCCCGGGAGATGTACCAAGTGGTACGGAAGGCCCAAGAGCAGGCGGTTGCGGCCGTCCGGCCGGGGGTCAAGGCAGCGGAAGTGGACTACGCGGCCCGGCAGGTGTTGCAACAGGCGGGGTTGGGCAGGTACTTTACCCACTCCACTGGCCACGGCCTGGGCTTGGAGATACACGAGCCGCCCCGGCTGGGGAAGAACCAGGCAGAGCTTCTAGCGCCGGGCATGGTGGTGACCGTCGAACCCGGAGTCTATGTCGCCGGCCGAGGCGGGGTTCGCATAGAAGACGTGGTGGTGGTGACCCCAAAAGGCTGCGAAGTGCTGACCCCTACGACCAAGGAGCTGATCGAGCTGTAG